From a region of the Corallococcus macrosporus genome:
- a CDS encoding PilZ domain-containing protein → MSVPTHEVLIVHPNELRRNALKSALGAHRVSVVGSQLEATRRMEASVPTLIIAPADNARRFLRHVDRAAPEAVCVFVCARSDQHGLEELVETAAEGHVFSTVDDALSEGELSTRLRDILQLRASTRVVLDAGMRVDFLLRDRPFSAECQDLGHFGAALLVPMDALMAAFLPGTPLDSLSMVRDGRPVLHVARAYVRHATPVQQGAHAFLRVGISWRPAPEETTAAPPRTLRDAVAVQAALRKALRRELPVWLHPPDSQTAHFRLESATVESCDERGLLRGRVSQALPASVGEVVHLSFEMGGQRYRGVTSMLHVGHDGVALGMPRALAVENRRGQQRFRPSAHHRFLVRFTSPFSGQRITRAVLDLGARGFAFPIDASCEVLPVGSHLDTTLLLPDGSEVACRVEVRSVDVVPFESRHDQRLRPYRCGVRILDMPRAVRDAIVDAFVSARAPQVRDGAVFRFPDLWRMMEDAHYTFHPDHPFGEESRVLPVLEATHERLSRARELGRSLVFTDSHRLLGHVNGLRMYSGTWLVQHLAVMPGFRRSEQVSNDLTSLAVEVGEAMEDVEFIRYMWRTDNRWPHRLGTWLARVLEGQGLCHLRQFHYLRADLAQKSAGDLTALPSVREAGPEDRQWLESYLRRRGEMVRLLSEDLRADPGAEAVLGERFRAAGLHRERRMFVVEGESGPLALALQDEATPGLSLIEVTNGFNLVVPDREHPRAQAAVTALALRCMAHARERGRRSALGLVDALDVPVLRELGFVDQGRFSEWTFHRSMVRRWCEAWRSLFERQMPMRKTKHRAAVPAAAQVPNQEAR, encoded by the coding sequence ATGAGCGTGCCGACTCACGAAGTCCTCATCGTCCACCCCAACGAGCTGCGCCGCAACGCGCTGAAGTCCGCGTTGGGAGCGCACCGGGTCTCGGTGGTGGGCTCACAGCTGGAAGCCACGCGGCGCATGGAGGCATCCGTGCCCACGCTGATCATCGCGCCCGCGGACAACGCGCGACGCTTCCTGCGCCACGTGGACCGCGCCGCGCCGGAGGCCGTCTGCGTGTTCGTCTGCGCGCGGTCGGATCAGCACGGCCTGGAGGAGCTGGTGGAGACGGCCGCGGAGGGGCACGTCTTCAGCACGGTGGATGACGCGCTCAGCGAAGGCGAACTGAGCACGCGGCTGCGCGACATCCTCCAGCTGCGCGCCTCCACGCGCGTGGTGCTGGACGCCGGCATGCGCGTGGACTTCCTCTTGCGCGACCGGCCCTTCAGCGCGGAGTGCCAGGACCTGGGCCACTTCGGCGCGGCGCTCCTGGTGCCCATGGACGCGTTGATGGCGGCCTTCCTTCCGGGCACGCCCCTGGACTCGCTGTCCATGGTGCGCGACGGCCGGCCGGTGCTGCACGTGGCCCGCGCCTACGTGCGCCACGCCACCCCCGTGCAGCAGGGGGCGCACGCGTTCCTGCGCGTGGGCATCTCCTGGCGGCCCGCCCCGGAGGAGACCACGGCCGCCCCGCCGCGCACGCTGAGGGACGCGGTGGCGGTGCAGGCCGCGCTGCGCAAGGCGCTGCGGCGCGAGCTGCCCGTGTGGCTGCACCCGCCGGACAGCCAGACGGCGCACTTCCGGTTGGAGTCCGCCACGGTGGAGTCGTGCGACGAGCGCGGCCTGCTGCGCGGGCGGGTGTCCCAGGCGCTGCCCGCGAGCGTGGGAGAGGTGGTCCACCTGTCCTTCGAGATGGGCGGCCAGCGCTACCGGGGCGTCACCAGCATGCTCCACGTCGGGCATGACGGCGTGGCCCTGGGGATGCCCCGCGCGCTGGCGGTGGAGAACCGGCGCGGGCAGCAGCGCTTCCGCCCCAGCGCGCACCACCGCTTCCTCGTGCGCTTCACCTCGCCGTTCAGCGGCCAGCGCATCACCCGCGCGGTGCTGGACCTGGGCGCGCGCGGGTTCGCCTTCCCCATCGACGCGTCGTGCGAGGTGCTGCCCGTGGGCTCGCACCTGGACACCACGCTGCTGCTCCCGGATGGCTCGGAGGTGGCGTGCCGCGTGGAGGTGCGCTCGGTGGACGTGGTCCCCTTCGAGTCGCGGCATGATCAGCGCCTGCGCCCCTACCGCTGCGGCGTGCGCATCCTGGACATGCCGCGCGCGGTGCGCGACGCCATCGTGGACGCGTTCGTGTCCGCGCGGGCGCCGCAGGTGCGCGACGGCGCGGTGTTCCGCTTCCCGGACCTGTGGCGGATGATGGAGGACGCCCACTACACGTTCCACCCGGACCACCCCTTCGGCGAGGAGTCCCGCGTGCTGCCCGTGCTGGAGGCCACGCACGAGCGGCTGAGCCGCGCGCGGGAGCTGGGGCGCTCGCTCGTCTTCACGGATTCACACCGGCTGCTGGGGCACGTCAACGGCCTGCGCATGTACTCCGGCACATGGCTGGTGCAGCACCTGGCCGTGATGCCCGGCTTCCGCCGCAGCGAGCAGGTCTCCAACGACCTCACGTCGCTCGCGGTGGAGGTCGGCGAGGCGATGGAGGACGTGGAGTTCATCCGCTACATGTGGCGCACCGACAACCGCTGGCCGCACCGGCTGGGCACGTGGCTGGCGCGCGTGCTGGAGGGCCAGGGGCTGTGCCACCTGCGCCAGTTCCACTACCTGCGCGCGGACCTGGCCCAGAAGTCCGCCGGGGACCTGACGGCGCTGCCCTCCGTGCGCGAGGCGGGCCCGGAGGACCGCCAGTGGCTGGAGTCGTACCTGCGCCGCCGGGGGGAGATGGTGCGCCTGCTCAGCGAGGACCTGCGCGCGGACCCTGGCGCGGAGGCCGTCCTGGGTGAGCGCTTCCGGGCGGCGGGACTGCACCGGGAGCGGCGGATGTTCGTGGTGGAAGGCGAATCGGGGCCGCTCGCGCTCGCGCTCCAGGACGAGGCCACGCCGGGCCTGAGCCTCATCGAGGTCACCAACGGCTTCAACCTCGTGGTGCCGGACCGGGAGCACCCTCGAGCGCAGGCCGCGGTGACGGCGCTGGCGCTCCGGTGCATGGCGCACGCGCGCGAGCGGGGCCGGCGCTCGGCGCTGGGGCTGGTGGACGCGCTGGACGTGCCGGTGCTGCGCGAGCTGGGCTTCGTGGACCAGGGCCGCTTCTCCGAGTGGACCTTCCACCGCTCCATGGTGCGCCGCTGGTGCGAGGCGTGGCGCTCGCTGTTCGAGCGGCAGATGCCCATGCGCAAGACGAAGCACCGGGCCGCCGTGCCGGCCGCGGCGCAGGTTCCGAACCAGGAGGCGCGGTGA
- a CDS encoding methyltransferase domain-containing protein translates to MYLMESADESRRLLEQEQSQDTRAVLRRTGLKPGDRVLDAGCGPGGIAELMAELVGEGGHVTGVDLHEGRVAEARARNAHRPHLTFLRADVRTTGLPPDAFDYAWSQYVFEYLPDRHVALAELIRVTRPGGRVVVSDIDGLGFQNWPFPEHLRAGTQRIVEALATRGFDLYVGRKLFSEFRRAGLADVRVHLMPFYLSSGAAEARLVRDWKTRFEALAPVGAAAFGSQAAYQSHCDDFLAMLEDPEGLKYAVTLVTEGTKP, encoded by the coding sequence ATGTACCTGATGGAATCCGCGGACGAGTCCCGCCGCCTGCTGGAACAGGAGCAGTCCCAGGACACGCGCGCCGTGCTCCGCCGCACGGGCCTCAAGCCGGGGGACCGGGTGCTCGACGCCGGCTGTGGCCCCGGCGGCATCGCGGAGCTGATGGCGGAGCTGGTGGGGGAGGGCGGCCACGTCACCGGCGTGGACCTGCACGAGGGCCGCGTCGCGGAGGCCCGGGCGCGCAACGCCCACCGGCCGCACCTGACGTTCCTCCGGGCGGACGTGCGCACCACGGGCCTGCCGCCGGACGCGTTCGACTACGCGTGGAGCCAGTACGTCTTCGAGTACCTGCCGGACCGGCACGTCGCGCTCGCGGAGCTCATCCGCGTGACGCGGCCCGGGGGGCGCGTGGTGGTGTCCGACATCGACGGGCTGGGCTTCCAGAACTGGCCCTTCCCGGAGCACCTGCGCGCGGGCACCCAGCGCATCGTGGAGGCCCTGGCGACGCGCGGCTTCGACCTGTACGTGGGCCGCAAGCTCTTCTCCGAGTTCCGCCGCGCGGGCCTCGCCGACGTGCGCGTGCACCTGATGCCCTTCTACCTCTCTTCCGGCGCGGCGGAGGCGCGGCTTGTGCGCGACTGGAAGACGCGCTTCGAGGCCCTGGCGCCGGTGGGCGCGGCGGCCTTCGGCAGCCAGGCGGCCTACCAGTCGCACTGCGACGACTTCCTGGCCATGCTCGAGGACCCGGAGGGATTGAAGTACGCGGTGACGCTGGTCACCGAAGGAACGAAACCGTGA
- a CDS encoding ATP-binding protein, which translates to MTARLPAVKVQDVSPDNAPEVSVRATSTLLLYFEHRYGAERLAKVWRDHGFTLGLEYMRQPTNYVSLRFLERVAAALREESGDSRFMREAGLFTASPQALGFVFYMLRAFGSPKACYKQTIDFSPSYNRVGTFAVDLLEHKRLKLSYRSSIPEQNRNICELRMGQFASFPTIWGLAPAEVRETECQVLGGEACRYHLTWTDPPTLWGHYLGLLLGMVSGLLATHLGWGDALFSVASLSVAGFALGGWLDRRRELKRKDELLAAQAQANMGSLRELQQRYDEVFGSNVALEDRVAARTRELSEANTKLEAALVKQREQDRLKTEFFDNVSHELRTPLTLILLSLDALQKEPESLPTVVRQHLVTLDRSTQRLLRLIDNLLNLAQLEAGKVRLRYQPLELHAFLSSQLLPFRTVAEKQGLTLTLEGGPVSPVHVDSERIEGVFHNLVSNALKFTPSGGTITVRVREDDTDVHVEVVDTGQGMAPADLAVIFDRFAQADTSGTRRFGGSGIGLALVKETLELHSGGIEVSSTPGQGSSFRVRLPKGTQHLREDLRERRATDLPTRRERRSSGRFATVLAATVAGAQRPTEPQDHTRADAKAPRILVVEDDAEIRAFIADILAPGYRVLEATNGEEGVRRALEERPDLVVSDVMMPVLSGLNLLAQLRSHAQTVDLPVILLTARQEVSAKVEALGAGANDYLGKPFSPRELLARVETQLRLREAAVRAAENERLAAIGLLTSGFAHEVRNPLNGLMNALIPLKDVVQGKQTGGDPNLGPAMLEVMEECGQRIRHLAESLLSFVRTAEKPVAVRLDAALDSTLSVLGWRIPPGVVVERTYQCAEPIWGDPGTLNQVWLNLLDNAVRAVGDTGRVQVETAQQGDEALVTIVDTGVGIRPEDLERLFQPFFSTRAAGEGTGLGLALSRRIVLQHGGRILITSQMGKGTRVEVRLPLRPAHAEPLASTPTTGASRGRWSRRIG; encoded by the coding sequence GTGACCGCACGCCTGCCGGCGGTAAAGGTCCAGGACGTGTCACCGGACAACGCCCCCGAGGTGAGCGTCCGCGCCACGTCCACGCTGCTGCTCTACTTCGAGCACCGCTACGGCGCGGAGCGGCTGGCCAAGGTGTGGCGCGACCACGGCTTCACCCTGGGCCTGGAGTACATGCGCCAGCCCACCAACTACGTCTCGCTGCGCTTCCTGGAGCGCGTGGCGGCGGCGCTGCGCGAGGAGTCCGGCGACTCGCGCTTCATGCGCGAGGCGGGCCTGTTCACCGCGTCGCCGCAGGCGCTGGGCTTCGTCTTCTACATGCTGCGCGCCTTTGGCTCGCCCAAGGCCTGCTACAAACAGACCATCGACTTCTCCCCCAGCTACAACCGGGTGGGGACGTTCGCGGTGGACCTGCTGGAGCACAAGCGGCTCAAGCTGTCCTACCGCAGCAGCATCCCGGAGCAGAACCGCAACATCTGCGAGCTGCGCATGGGCCAGTTCGCGTCCTTCCCCACCATCTGGGGCCTGGCCCCCGCGGAGGTGCGCGAGACGGAGTGCCAGGTGCTGGGCGGCGAGGCGTGCCGCTACCACCTGACGTGGACCGACCCGCCCACGCTCTGGGGCCACTACCTGGGCCTGCTCCTGGGCATGGTGAGCGGCCTGTTGGCCACGCACCTGGGCTGGGGCGACGCGCTCTTCTCCGTGGCGTCGCTGAGCGTGGCCGGCTTCGCGCTGGGCGGCTGGCTGGACCGGCGGCGCGAGCTCAAGCGCAAGGACGAGCTGCTCGCGGCGCAGGCCCAGGCGAACATGGGCTCGCTGCGCGAATTGCAGCAGCGCTACGACGAGGTCTTCGGCAGCAACGTGGCCCTGGAGGACCGCGTCGCGGCGCGCACGCGCGAGCTGTCGGAGGCCAACACGAAGCTGGAGGCGGCGCTCGTCAAGCAGCGCGAGCAGGACCGGCTGAAGACGGAGTTCTTCGACAACGTGAGCCACGAGCTGCGCACGCCGCTCACGCTCATCCTGCTGTCCCTGGACGCGCTCCAGAAGGAGCCGGAGTCGCTGCCCACCGTGGTGCGGCAGCACCTGGTGACGCTGGACCGCAGCACGCAGCGGCTGTTGCGCCTCATCGACAACCTGCTCAACCTGGCCCAGCTGGAGGCGGGCAAGGTGCGCCTGCGCTACCAGCCGCTGGAGCTGCACGCGTTCCTGTCCTCGCAACTGCTGCCCTTCCGCACCGTGGCGGAGAAGCAGGGGCTGACGCTCACGCTGGAGGGCGGGCCGGTGTCCCCGGTGCACGTGGACTCGGAGCGCATCGAAGGCGTGTTCCACAACCTGGTCTCCAACGCGCTCAAGTTCACGCCGTCCGGCGGCACCATCACGGTGCGCGTGCGGGAGGACGACACGGACGTGCACGTGGAGGTGGTGGACACCGGGCAGGGCATGGCGCCCGCGGACCTGGCCGTCATCTTCGACCGCTTCGCCCAGGCGGACACGTCCGGCACGCGGCGCTTCGGGGGCAGCGGCATCGGACTCGCGCTGGTGAAGGAGACGCTGGAGCTGCACTCGGGCGGCATCGAGGTGTCGAGCACGCCGGGGCAGGGGAGCAGCTTCCGCGTGCGGCTGCCCAAGGGCACGCAGCACCTGCGCGAGGACCTGCGCGAGCGCCGCGCCACGGACCTGCCCACGCGCCGCGAGCGCCGCAGCTCCGGCCGCTTCGCCACCGTGCTGGCCGCCACCGTCGCCGGGGCGCAGCGCCCCACGGAGCCGCAGGACCACACGCGCGCGGACGCGAAGGCCCCGCGCATCCTGGTGGTGGAGGACGACGCGGAGATCCGCGCCTTCATCGCGGACATCCTCGCGCCGGGCTACCGCGTGCTGGAGGCCACCAACGGCGAAGAGGGCGTGCGCCGCGCGCTGGAGGAGCGGCCGGACCTGGTGGTGTCGGACGTGATGATGCCGGTGCTGTCCGGCCTGAACCTCCTGGCGCAGCTGCGCTCCCACGCGCAGACGGTGGACCTGCCCGTCATCCTGCTCACCGCGCGCCAGGAGGTGTCCGCCAAGGTGGAGGCCCTGGGCGCGGGCGCCAATGACTACCTGGGCAAGCCCTTCAGCCCGCGCGAGCTGCTGGCGCGCGTGGAGACGCAGTTGCGCCTGCGCGAGGCGGCCGTGCGCGCGGCGGAGAACGAGCGGCTGGCGGCCATCGGCCTGCTCACCTCCGGCTTCGCGCACGAAGTCCGCAACCCGCTCAACGGGCTGATGAACGCGCTCATCCCGCTCAAGGACGTCGTGCAGGGGAAGCAGACGGGCGGCGACCCCAACCTGGGCCCGGCGATGCTGGAGGTGATGGAGGAGTGCGGTCAGCGGATCCGCCACCTGGCGGAGTCGCTGTTGTCCTTCGTGCGCACGGCGGAGAAGCCCGTGGCGGTGCGGCTGGACGCGGCGCTCGACTCCACGCTCAGCGTGCTGGGCTGGCGCATCCCGCCGGGCGTCGTGGTGGAGCGCACGTACCAGTGCGCGGAGCCCATCTGGGGCGACCCCGGCACCCTCAACCAGGTGTGGCTCAACCTGCTGGACAACGCCGTGCGCGCGGTGGGCGACACCGGCCGCGTGCAGGTGGAGACGGCGCAGCAGGGCGACGAGGCGCTCGTCACCATCGTGGACACCGGCGTGGGCATCCGGCCGGAGGACCTGGAGCGGCTCTTCCAGCCCTTCTTCTCCACGCGCGCGGCGGGCGAGGGCACCGGCCTGGGCCTGGCGCTCAGCCGCCGCATCGTCCTGCAGCATGGCGGGCGCATCCTCATCACCAGCCAGATGGGCAAGGGCACGCGGGTGGAGGTGCGGCTGCCCTTGCGTCCGGCGCACGCGGAGCCCCTGGCCTCCACCCCCACCACGGGTGCGAGTCGCGGCCGGTGGTCGCGGCGCATCGGCTGA